A region of Diospyros lotus cultivar Yz01 chromosome 3, ASM1463336v1, whole genome shotgun sequence DNA encodes the following proteins:
- the LOC127798376 gene encoding kunitz trypsin inhibitor 5-like — MADNPEPLYDSSGDKVVTGTRYYLLPAFSGDGGGFYTTSPFCPGDIYQESSDSSLGQPVVFYGANYSTYDYKVGNVIYESTDLNIHFPSQLCLLLPNAWIVGPYDSTVGAWIITASGRIGFPGGPGPIWFKFEKFRDNEYVLLFDPSVCEFCQNIPKSYVGIVSEFDRRPALNNNSPLRLKIVKASDVLQVQEARLNKAMIASVV, encoded by the coding sequence ATGGCTGATAATCCTGAGCCCTTGTACGACTCCTCCGGCGATAAAGTCGTCACTGGCACCCGATACTACCTCCTACCAGCGTTTAGTGGAGATGGAGGTGGTTTTTATACCACAAGTCCATTCTGCCCAGGGGATATCTACCAAGAAAGTTCAGATTCATCGTTGGGTCAGCCAGTAGTATTCTACGGTGCCAACTACAGTACCTATGATTATAAAGTAGGTAATGTTATCTATGAGTCCACTGATTTGAACATCCACTTCCCTTCTCAACTTTGTTTGCTTTTACCAAATGCGTGGATTGTTGGCCCATATGATAGCACAGTGGGTGCATGGATCATTACAGCAAGTGGGAGGATAGGATTCCCAGGAGGTCCAGGACCGATTTGGTTCAAGTTTGAGAAATTCAGAGACAATGAATACGTCTTGCTTTTTGATCCCTCAGTTTGTGAGTTTTGTCAGAATATACCTAAGAGCTATGTTGGGATCGTTTCTGAGTTCGATAGGCGTCCTGCTTTAAATAATAACTCACCTTTGCGTTTGAAGATTGTCAAAGCGTCAGATGTTCTCCAAGTTCAAGAAGCAAGACTCAACAAGGCAATGATTGCTAGTGTGGTTTAG